One Jatrophihabitans endophyticus DNA window includes the following coding sequences:
- a CDS encoding S53 family peptidase — protein MALTAAGILVATGGIALDPVAASAATWVPTSTTALSPTDAVRLAAAPATRSLRLTVGLAPRNRSALDTLIAQQATPGSANYEKYLTPAQFTARFAATQATATRVTDYLTSQGMQHVTVASNRLQVTADATVAQAQQAFHTSIASFSRAGKRVIANTSAAQVPATLAGAVTGVLGLSDLGPALPTLPSAPKLTGYYPKEYNTVYHSAGTKPGTGTTLAVIAQGDLTQTVKDLRYAEAKQGLPQVPVTLRYNGIKSADTAGTIEWDLDTQTSTGIAPNASRLYVYVATTLTDSDLARSINDFAARNEARSGNASLGECDLLPYLDGSMVVDDMAFAEAAVQGQTFFASSGDTGSSCPVAPTNGVPGSGPTDTSYPASSPYVLGVGGTTLLASDANAYQSEIAWNAGGGGVSPVEYPGAWTNGVNLAGTAGLRGVPDVAFAADPVSGGNIYATDSGTTSVQTVGGTSLASPLAMGLWTRMVATRGAKLGFAPPKLYAYYSRVQAGNPVTAVPGFHDVVAGANGVYTALPGYDYTTGLGSFDVAVLTGKLG, from the coding sequence GTGGCGCTGACCGCCGCCGGCATCCTGGTCGCCACCGGCGGCATCGCGCTGGATCCCGTCGCGGCCTCGGCCGCGACCTGGGTGCCCACCTCGACCACGGCGCTGTCGCCGACCGACGCGGTGCGGCTCGCCGCGGCCCCGGCGACGCGTTCGCTGCGGCTGACCGTCGGGCTGGCCCCGCGCAACCGGTCGGCGCTGGACACGTTGATCGCCCAGCAGGCGACGCCCGGCAGCGCGAACTACGAGAAGTACCTCACGCCGGCGCAGTTCACCGCCCGCTTCGCCGCGACCCAGGCCACCGCGACCCGCGTCACCGACTACCTGACCTCGCAGGGCATGCAGCACGTCACGGTGGCAAGCAACCGGCTTCAGGTCACCGCGGACGCCACCGTCGCCCAGGCGCAGCAGGCGTTCCACACGTCCATCGCGTCCTTCTCGCGGGCCGGGAAGCGCGTCATCGCCAACACCTCCGCCGCGCAGGTGCCGGCGACGCTCGCCGGTGCGGTCACCGGAGTGCTCGGGCTGTCCGACCTCGGCCCGGCGCTGCCGACGCTGCCGAGCGCGCCCAAGCTCACCGGCTACTACCCCAAGGAGTACAACACCGTCTACCACTCCGCGGGCACCAAGCCGGGCACCGGCACCACGCTCGCCGTCATCGCCCAGGGCGACCTCACCCAGACCGTGAAGGACCTGCGCTACGCCGAGGCCAAGCAGGGCCTGCCGCAGGTTCCGGTGACGCTGCGCTACAACGGCATCAAGAGCGCCGACACGGCCGGGACGATCGAGTGGGACCTCGACACGCAGACCAGCACCGGGATCGCGCCGAACGCGTCGCGGCTCTACGTCTACGTCGCCACGACGCTCACCGACTCCGACCTCGCGCGCTCGATCAACGACTTCGCCGCCCGCAACGAGGCCCGCTCGGGCAACGCGTCGCTCGGCGAGTGCGACCTGCTCCCCTACCTCGACGGCTCGATGGTCGTCGACGACATGGCGTTCGCCGAGGCCGCGGTGCAGGGCCAGACCTTCTTCGCCTCCTCCGGCGACACGGGCAGCTCGTGCCCGGTGGCTCCGACGAACGGCGTGCCCGGCAGCGGCCCGACCGACACCTCCTACCCGGCGTCCTCGCCCTACGTCCTCGGTGTCGGCGGGACGACGCTGCTCGCGAGCGATGCGAACGCCTACCAGTCCGAGATCGCGTGGAACGCCGGCGGCGGCGGGGTGTCGCCGGTCGAGTACCCCGGTGCGTGGACCAACGGCGTCAACCTCGCCGGCACCGCCGGCCTGCGCGGCGTCCCCGACGTGGCGTTCGCCGCCGACCCGGTCAGCGGCGGCAACATCTACGCCACCGACAGCGGGACGACCTCGGTGCAGACGGTCGGCGGCACCAGCCTCGCCTCGCCGCTGGCCATGGGGCTGTGGACGCGCATGGTCGCGACCCGCGGCGCGAAGCTGGGCTTCGCGCCGCCCAAGCTCTACGCGTACTACAGCCGGGTCCAGGCCGGGAACCCGGTCACGGCCGTCCCCGGCTTCCACGACGTCGTCGCCGGCGCGAACGGCGTCTACACGGCGCTCCCCGGCTACGACTACACGACGGGGCTCGGCAGCTTCGACGTCGCGGTGCTCACCGGCAAGCTGGGCTGA